The following proteins are encoded in a genomic region of Takifugu flavidus isolate HTHZ2018 chromosome 3, ASM371156v2, whole genome shotgun sequence:
- the LOC130522818 gene encoding zinc finger protein 827-like isoform X1 has protein sequence MKRGSSVLPPPSDAAKRLASALTAPRTGDRTLSLSAVEGRAEHAADTAGAQATGPSPFPAATSLFSPDVSTKMASDLLIRLSEATQKSQGLPGGQSDRQRDKTVLDSRGGQQDEPGLALSPDGPGASPEPPSLSNTPDDNAATDTLASEMLRKLAERQEVHSSGVAIKEEEEPVEVNALDVADLIQRQPAANEVTPPSSISSHSRLFSSKTGDQCVKKKAEQCSTRAKTAEQQLHGLKMVDRFYPGGCQAAKTSGSHVAGANTFQFRVKLEDRGDFSGAKMEDQLLFKTNTLEQPLSAAKMSQPFHPGIKMEDQIPPGTKMEDLLSFGPIGENELLPGPKMDEHIISGAKTEEQLLFGAKMEDQCLRAVLWQDMSVNLASTLLHQLSERVSKSSNRLVDRTTPPVRSSPVLKVKAEPLPSSQEAPHETSRDQPTGRSYFYRCHVCGFETDGRGLFQGHMTEHRQWERDSFSLHCCACDHLTNQEAEMRAHVDRHIQGTVAAVEATRYPITLSSATSSSTLSVAVATQPENSTSEHRCRICQRSFPGQQELLVHFQGHRQGNQYRCDRCGHLTRTANKLVEHVRVHTGERPFTCDLCPYSAKRRDSLRLHCKVKHGGDVHTYRSYVHADNQRSNKHVQRLHTPSSAHTAALSPSSIPTFHPALSDRAGWRDLSPLLPITTLISLKPRCPSSATSSSSYSSPPASSSSSSKHFFLGYLGLTTSV, from the exons ATGAAGCGTGGGTCGAGCGTGTTGCCGCCTCCTTCTGATGCGGCCAAACGTCTCGCGTCCGCGCTCACGGCGCCACGCACCGGCGACAGGACCCTCTCGCTGAGCGCGGTCGAGGGACGCGCTGAGCACGCCGCGGACACGGCGGGGGCACAAGCCACAGGTCCGAGCCCTTTCCCGGCTGCCACCTCTCTCTTCAGCCCTGATGTCAGCACCAAGATGGCGTCTGACCTTCTGATCAGACTATCAG AGGCTACCCAGAAGTCCCAGGGTCTTCCAGGGGGACAATCAGACCGTCAGAGAGACAAAACTGTGCTGGACAGCAGGGGCGGACAGCAGGACGAACCCGGACTGGCTCTCTCTCCGGACGGCCCCGGGGCGAGTCCCGAGCCGCCGTCCCTCTCCAACACGCCCGATGACAACGCCGCCACCGACACGCTGGCGTCAGAAATGCTGAGGAAGCTGGCAG AGCGCCAGGAGGTGCACAGCAGCGGAGTCGccatcaaagaggaagaggagccagtGGAAGTCAACGCGCTCGATGTCGCTGACCTTATTCAACGGCAGCCAGCTGCTAATGAGGTAACGCCGCCGTCCTCCATCTCCAGCCATAGCCGTCTCTTCAGCAGTAAAACAGGCGACCAGTGTGTGAAGAAGAAGGCGGAGCAGTGCAGCACGCGAGCCAAAACAGCCGAGCAGCAACTCCACGGCCTTAAAATGGTGGATAGATTCTATCCTGggggctgccaggctgccaagACATCAGGAAGCCACGTGGCTGGTGCCAACACGTTTCAGTTTCGGGTCAAACTGGAGGATCGTGGTGACTTCTCTGGAGCCAAGATGGAGGACCAGCTTCTcttcaaaacaaacactttagAGCAGCCTCTTTCTGCAGCCAAGATGAGCCAGCCCTTTCACCCTGGCATCAAAATGGAGGACCAGATTCCTCCAGGAACCAAAATGGAGGACCTGCTTTCCTTTGGACCCATAGGGGAGAACGAGCTCCTCCCTGGACCCAAGATGGACGAGCATATTatctcaggagcaaagacagaggagcagctcctctTTGGAGCCAAAATGGAAGACCAGTGCCTCAGAGCCGTGCTGTGGCAGGACATGTCAGTCAACCTGGCGTCAACGCTGTTGCACCAGCTGTCTG AGCGGGTCAGTAAATCCAGCAACCGTCTGGTGGACAGGACCACACCGCCAGTCCGAAGCAG TCCGGTTTTGAAGGTGAAGGCGGAACCGCTCCCGAGCTCCCAGGAAGCTCCACACG aaaccAGCAGAGACCAGCCTACAGGCCGCTCCTACTTCTACAG GTGTCACGTATGCGGGTTCGAGACGGACGGGCGAGGCCTTTTCCAGGGTCACATGACGGAACACCGCCAGTGGGAGCGCGACTCCTTCTCGCTGCACTGCTGCGCGTGCGACCACTTGACCAAtcaggaggcagagatgagggcTCACGTTGACAGGCACATACAGGGAACCGTGGCGGCGGTCGAGGCGACGAG GTACCCCATCACCTTGTCTTCCGCTACCTCCAGCAGCACCCTCTCAGTTGCCGTGGCAACCCAGCCGGAGAATAGCACCTCCGAGCATCGCTGCCGCATCTGCCAGAGGTCgtttccagggcaacaggagctgctggttcacTTCCAGGGTCATCGCCAAGGCAACCAGTACAGGTGCGACCGGTGCGGCCACCTGACACGGACAGCCAACAAGCTGGTGgaacacgtgcgcgtgcacaccGGGGAGAGGCCGTTCACCTGCGACCTGTGCCCCTATAGCGCCAAGCGGCGGGACAGTCTGCGCCTGCACTGCAAGGTCAAGCACGGTGGAGACGTGCACACGTACCGCTCGTACGTGCACGCAGACAATCAGCGCTCTAACAAACACGTTCAGCGGCTGCACACGCCGTCGAGTGCGCACACGGCCGCTCTGTCGCCTTCCTCCATCCCCACTTTTCATCCCGCGCTCTCTGACCGGGCGGGATGGAGGGATTTGTCTCCACTCCTCCCCATCACCACGCTAATTTCTCTGAAACCCCGCTGCCCTtcctccgccacctcctcctcctcctactcctctcCCCCCGCctcttcgtcttcctcctccaaaCACTTTTTTCTCGGGTACCTGGGTCTGACAACCTCtgtgtaa
- the abce1 gene encoding ATP-binding cassette sub-family E member 1, whose amino-acid sequence MADKNTRIAIVNHDKCKPKKCRQECKKSCPVVRMGKLCIEVTPQSKIVFISESLCIGCGICIKKCPFSALSIVNLPSNLEKETTHRYCANSFKLHRLPIPRPGEVLGLVGTNGIGKSTALKILAGKQKPNLGKYDNPPDWQEILTYFRGSELQNYFTKILEDDLRAIVKPQYVDQIPKTVKGSVGAILTRKDDTGTQDIICQHLDLTHLRERNVENLSGGELQRFACAVVCIQRADIFMFDEPSSYLDVKQRLKAAITIRSLITPDRYIIVVEHDLSVLDYLSDFICCLYGVPSAYGVVTMPFSVREGINIFLDGYVPTENLRFRETSLVFKVAETANEEEVKRLRHYQYPEMKKTMGEFILEIKEGEFTDSEIVVMLGENGTGKTTFIRMLAGSLKPDGGGDVPLLNVSFKPQTISPKFKGTVRALLHDKIRDAYTHPQFITDVMKPMQIESIIDQEVQNLSGGELQRVALTLCLGKPADVYLIDEPSAYLDSEQRLMAARVIKRYILHAKKTAFVVEHDFIMATYLADRVIVFDGIPSRHTMANTPQSLLAGMNRFLALLEITFRRDPKNFRPRINKLHSIKDTEQKKSGNYFFLED is encoded by the exons ATGGCAGACAAAAACACTAGGATCGCCATTGTCAACCATGACAAATGCAAACCCAAGAAATGTCGGCAGGAGTGCAAGAAGAGCTGTCCGGTGGTCCGAATGG GTAAGCTCTGCATCGAGGTGACTCCACAGAGCAAGATCGTCTTCATCTCAGAGTCGCTGTGTATAGGCTGCGGCATCTGCATCAAG AAATGTCCCTTCTCAGCTTTGTCAATCGTCAACCTGCCCAGCAACCTGGAGAAGGAAACCACACACAGATACTGTGCCAATTCCTTCAAACTGCACCG GCTGCCAATTCCCCGACCCGGTGAGGTACTGGGACTGGTGGGAACCAACGGTATTGGCAAGTCCACAGCCCTGAAGATCCtggctggaaaacagaaaccCAACTTGGGCAAGTACGAT AATCCCCCAGACTGGCAGGAGATTCTGACCTACTTCAGAGGTTCTGAACTGCAAAACTACTTCACTAAAATCCTGGAGGATGACCTGCGGGCCATCGTCAAACCGCAGTATGTCGACCAGATCCCAAAGACAGTCAAG GGGTCAGTAGGGGCCATCTTGACCAGGAAAGACGACACGGGCACACAGGACATCATCTGCCAACACCTCG ATCTGACTCACCTGAGGGAAAGAAACGTGGAGAATCTCTCTGGAGGAGAGCTGCAAAGATTTGCCTGCGCCGTCGTCTGTATCCAAAGGGCCGACAT TTTTATGTTCGATGAACCGTCCAGCTATCTGGATGTAAAGCAGAGGCTGAAGGCCGCCATCACCATTCGCTCCCTCATCACCCCGGACAG GTACATCATTGTTGTGGAGCACGACCTGAGCGTGCTGGACTACCTGTCTGACTTCATCTGCTGTCTGTACGGAGTCCCCAGCGCCTACGGCGTGGTCACCATGCCCTTCAGCGTCCGAGAAG GGATCAACATCTTCCTGGACGGTTACGTCCCCACTGAAAATCTCAGGTTTCGCGAGACCTCGCTGGTCTTCAAGGTGGCTGAGACGGCCaacgaggaggaggtgaagcgaCTCAGGCACTATCAG TATCCAGAAATGAAGAAGACGATGGGCGAGTTCATCCTCGAGATCAAAGAAGGAGAGTTCACCGACTCCGAGATTGTGGTGATGTTGGGAGAGAACG GCACGGGGAAAACCACATTCATCAGGATGTTGGCCGGATCCCTCAAGCCcgacggaggag GCGACGTTCCCCTTCTTAATGTCAGCTTCAAGCCGCAGACCATCAGCCCCAAGTTCAAG GGCAccgtcagagctctgctgcaCGACAAGATCAGAGACGCCTACACTCACCCGCAGTTCATCACTGACGTCATGAAGCCCATGCAAATCGAGAGCATCATCGACCAGGAA GTTCAGAACCTGTCCGGTGGGGAGCTGCAGAGAGTCGCTCTGACTCTGTGTTTGGGGAAACCGGCGGACGTTTACCTGATCGACGAGCCTTCGGCGTACTTGGACTCCGAGCAGAGATTGATGGCAGCCCGCGTCATCAAGAG gtacATCCTCCACGCCAAGAAGACGGCGTTTGTGGTAGAACACGACTTCATCATGGCGACCTACCTGGCCGACAGAGTCATTGTCTTTGACGGCATCCCTTCCAGACACACCATGGCCAACAC GCCTCAGAGCCTGCTGGCAGGGATGAACCGTTTCCTGGCACTGCTGGAAATCACCTTCAGAAGAGATCCCAAAAACTTCAGGCCGCGCATCAACAAGCTCCATTCCATCAAG GACACGGAACAGAAGAAGAGTGGGAACTATTTCTTCCTGGAAGACTAA
- the LOC130522818 gene encoding zinc finger protein 827-like isoform X2: MKRGSSVLPPPSDAAKRLASALTAPRTGDRTLSLSAVEGRAEHAADTAGAQATGPSPFPAATSLFSPDVSTKMASDLLIRLSEATQKSQGLPGGQSDRQRDKTVLDSRGGQQDEPGLALSPDGPGASPEPPSLSNTPDDNAATDTLASEMLRKLAERQEVHSSGVAIKEEEEPVEVNALDVADLIQRQPAANEVTPPSSISSHSRLFSSKTGDQCVKKKAEQCSTRAKTAEQQLHGLKMVDRFYPGGCQAAKTSGSHVAGANTFQFRVKLEDRGDFSGAKMEDQLLFKTNTLEQPLSAAKMSQPFHPGIKMEDQIPPGTKMEDLLSFGPIGENELLPGPKMDEHIISGAKTEEQLLFGAKMEDQCLRAVLWQDMSVNLASTLLHQLSERVSKSSNRLVDRTTPPVRSSPVLKVKAEPLPSSQEAPHETSRDQPTGRSYFYRCHVCGFETDGRGLFQGHMTEHRQWERDSFSLHCCACDHLTNQEAEMRAHVDRHIQGTVAAVEATSTLSVAVATQPENSTSEHRCRICQRSFPGQQELLVHFQGHRQGNQYRCDRCGHLTRTANKLVEHVRVHTGERPFTCDLCPYSAKRRDSLRLHCKVKHGGDVHTYRSYVHADNQRSNKHVQRLHTPSSAHTAALSPSSIPTFHPALSDRAGWRDLSPLLPITTLISLKPRCPSSATSSSSYSSPPASSSSSSKHFFLGYLGLTTSV, from the exons ATGAAGCGTGGGTCGAGCGTGTTGCCGCCTCCTTCTGATGCGGCCAAACGTCTCGCGTCCGCGCTCACGGCGCCACGCACCGGCGACAGGACCCTCTCGCTGAGCGCGGTCGAGGGACGCGCTGAGCACGCCGCGGACACGGCGGGGGCACAAGCCACAGGTCCGAGCCCTTTCCCGGCTGCCACCTCTCTCTTCAGCCCTGATGTCAGCACCAAGATGGCGTCTGACCTTCTGATCAGACTATCAG AGGCTACCCAGAAGTCCCAGGGTCTTCCAGGGGGACAATCAGACCGTCAGAGAGACAAAACTGTGCTGGACAGCAGGGGCGGACAGCAGGACGAACCCGGACTGGCTCTCTCTCCGGACGGCCCCGGGGCGAGTCCCGAGCCGCCGTCCCTCTCCAACACGCCCGATGACAACGCCGCCACCGACACGCTGGCGTCAGAAATGCTGAGGAAGCTGGCAG AGCGCCAGGAGGTGCACAGCAGCGGAGTCGccatcaaagaggaagaggagccagtGGAAGTCAACGCGCTCGATGTCGCTGACCTTATTCAACGGCAGCCAGCTGCTAATGAGGTAACGCCGCCGTCCTCCATCTCCAGCCATAGCCGTCTCTTCAGCAGTAAAACAGGCGACCAGTGTGTGAAGAAGAAGGCGGAGCAGTGCAGCACGCGAGCCAAAACAGCCGAGCAGCAACTCCACGGCCTTAAAATGGTGGATAGATTCTATCCTGggggctgccaggctgccaagACATCAGGAAGCCACGTGGCTGGTGCCAACACGTTTCAGTTTCGGGTCAAACTGGAGGATCGTGGTGACTTCTCTGGAGCCAAGATGGAGGACCAGCTTCTcttcaaaacaaacactttagAGCAGCCTCTTTCTGCAGCCAAGATGAGCCAGCCCTTTCACCCTGGCATCAAAATGGAGGACCAGATTCCTCCAGGAACCAAAATGGAGGACCTGCTTTCCTTTGGACCCATAGGGGAGAACGAGCTCCTCCCTGGACCCAAGATGGACGAGCATATTatctcaggagcaaagacagaggagcagctcctctTTGGAGCCAAAATGGAAGACCAGTGCCTCAGAGCCGTGCTGTGGCAGGACATGTCAGTCAACCTGGCGTCAACGCTGTTGCACCAGCTGTCTG AGCGGGTCAGTAAATCCAGCAACCGTCTGGTGGACAGGACCACACCGCCAGTCCGAAGCAG TCCGGTTTTGAAGGTGAAGGCGGAACCGCTCCCGAGCTCCCAGGAAGCTCCACACG aaaccAGCAGAGACCAGCCTACAGGCCGCTCCTACTTCTACAG GTGTCACGTATGCGGGTTCGAGACGGACGGGCGAGGCCTTTTCCAGGGTCACATGACGGAACACCGCCAGTGGGAGCGCGACTCCTTCTCGCTGCACTGCTGCGCGTGCGACCACTTGACCAAtcaggaggcagagatgagggcTCACGTTGACAGGCACATACAGGGAACCGTGGCGGCGGTCGAGGCGACGAG CACCCTCTCAGTTGCCGTGGCAACCCAGCCGGAGAATAGCACCTCCGAGCATCGCTGCCGCATCTGCCAGAGGTCgtttccagggcaacaggagctgctggttcacTTCCAGGGTCATCGCCAAGGCAACCAGTACAGGTGCGACCGGTGCGGCCACCTGACACGGACAGCCAACAAGCTGGTGgaacacgtgcgcgtgcacaccGGGGAGAGGCCGTTCACCTGCGACCTGTGCCCCTATAGCGCCAAGCGGCGGGACAGTCTGCGCCTGCACTGCAAGGTCAAGCACGGTGGAGACGTGCACACGTACCGCTCGTACGTGCACGCAGACAATCAGCGCTCTAACAAACACGTTCAGCGGCTGCACACGCCGTCGAGTGCGCACACGGCCGCTCTGTCGCCTTCCTCCATCCCCACTTTTCATCCCGCGCTCTCTGACCGGGCGGGATGGAGGGATTTGTCTCCACTCCTCCCCATCACCACGCTAATTTCTCTGAAACCCCGCTGCCCTtcctccgccacctcctcctcctcctactcctctcCCCCCGCctcttcgtcttcctcctccaaaCACTTTTTTCTCGGGTACCTGGGTCTGACAACCTCtgtgtaa
- the otud4 gene encoding OTU domain-containing protein 4, producing MDGGGSIQSNERAAEKLMDDYLKSIGLLRKKVAKDGSCLFRAVAEQVLHCQSHHTAVRAKCVEFLKKNKEHYEAFVEGDFEAYLSKLQDPQHWVGEVEINALAAMYKRDFLIFQEPGKPAVNITDKNFPDKVLLCFMNGNHYDSVYPISRIKAAGVCQSILYELLYDRVFKVDQGVLGVCQRVPRSTDLLSDDNMAFCGSSEDSDPDTGAAVWVESETTTTVKHNKGRGRRGLLPERVRRSLNPTLYRNIEYDVWQKTKRAQQKKDYCIAAGMQFAVGDQCQVRLDGSGRSYSATVKEVPPDNGPVTVLIEDLGRKQVPLWNLRPPSDESSWKTVGGRDRRLSNGHGEWEERGKGRGRGKHIPGSSTASQVAAGGSSGRGQKHQHWPPHSPKEEQGGGKPSRKLASSAEPAFGLTEEQRLAREEEEMTVALVEIQLRDEHSFPALGTQPRAQNEAGRKKGSEKPKFQRNKTKSPVEDNRVPSPSEGKHAKSSTSPLADPPGGPFVAAKQSPAPADSAAKAVSSEPPLMSTVVKTDPLTTMKAAAPTPPPSAAAQGVKPPASGGATAPKAPPCTTSSPPSSLKPSASPPLSSVPAPIFIAPVAPSPTAAHGFCPRPRSPAAPRRPLPSRVPSVPTPPPPPLFGPPLHPLRRDMLPVSRRRHQSQHKLHTTQSQAAKAETHHQGLVQTPVEKQVQAVAPQDQALPPQVQSTVPECSLPHTQHEPQLNSEVDSTPHIPPPVAHVQGLLSASDASCPPEQLHQPPHPSQVPPPSFPLPEASDHLLSETSSAPIQAEASLPPTQPQPESPAPPAFQPQQTHSSHPSHPSHPSHPSHPSHPHLPTMLPPFQSIPGAVPLQQLSQLYQDPLYPGFPQAEKGGVAVTPPCSSNKSGDDLPQDINILRFFFNLGIKAYSMPMFAPYIYLLPLQHAHTLRPQSPAPHYPPSNPPARHQEGYPPSQYPPAASLPPQYDQAAVMESSQVGEIYNQPTYPVTDAPAQCTSGPAPVWEQHQIPPPTNAAFPGGYPAPNQPYSVPRRFPPAYHPVPALPQYPPGAPSYAPSSMGYQSPPAHDELQVNQGPPEQQASTNGDSSAHVHGAKMANVSSSRTMVVPGYSVKMETGENLSGTVLLVDPPLNNNPILVSNSGVKDVPISRTTMNPNSTPGSPLSYDIISKTAVLADNNPSQGFRGHQKLLSPSNTYSSPPETGQVSYLAVMAEPMSVGCNTEDTFEEDFKLAPFHSRGPRRGYRGGPRWRGSHDSGRGANRRRPGGDVGVGINFFQYNASPRGRGRERGY from the exons ATGGACGGTGGCGGAAGCATCCAAAGTAATGAGAGAGCGGCAGAGAAACTGATGGATGACTACTTGAAATCCATCGGTCTGCTTCGGAAGAAGGTTGCTAAGGACGGGTCTTGTTTGTTCCGGGCCGTTGCCGAGCAG GTGCTGCACTGCCAAAGCCACCATACTGCGGTTCGGGCCAAGTGCGTGGAGTTCCTGAAGAAGAACAAGGAGCATTATGAGGCG tttgttGAAGGGGACTTTGAGGCGTACCTGTCCAAGCTTCAGGACCCACAG cactGGGTGGGAGAAGTGGAGATCAACGCGCTGGCTGCCATGTACAA GAGGGACTTTCTCATCTTCCAGGAACCTGGCAAACCAGCCGTCAACATCACCGACAAAAACTTCCCAGATAAG gttctgctgtgttttatgaACGGGAACCACTATGACAGCGTTTACCCCATCAGCCGGATCAAGGCTGCCGGCGTGTGCCAGT ctatCCTGTACGAGCTCCTGTATGACCGCGTGTTTAAAGTAGACCAGGGCGTTCTGGGGGTGTGCCAGCGGGTCCCTCGTTCCACCGACTTGCTGAGCGACGACAACATGGCCTTCTGCGGCAGCAGCGAGGACTCCGACCCGGACACCGGCGCGGCAGTCTG GGTAGAGAGTGAAACCACGACAACAGTGAAACACAACAAG GGTCGTGGGCGGCGTGGCCTTCTGCCCGAGAGGGTGAGGCGTTCACTGAACCCGACGCTTTACAGAAACATAGAGTACGACGTCTGGCAGAAGACCAAGAGAG CACAACAGAAAAAGGACTACTGCATCGCAGCCGGGATGCAGTTTGCTGTAGGAGACCAGTGTCAG GTTCGTCTCGATggaagtgggcggagctacagcgCCACGGTGAAAGAGGTGCCTCCTGATAACGGCCCGGTCACGGTTCTGATAGAGGACCTGGGCAGGAA ACAGGTGCCTTTGTGGAACCTGCGTCCTCCCAGTGACGAGAGCAGTTGGAAAACCGTGGGCGGACGAGACAGGAGGCTCAGCAACGGACACGGAG agtgggaggagaggggtaagggcagaggcagagggaaaCACATCCCAGGATCCTCCACAGCCTCCCAGGTAGCAGCCGGCGGTTCCAGCGGGCGCGGCCAGAAGCACCAGCATTGGCCCCCACACTCCCCcaaagaggagcagggagggggcAAACCCAGCAG AAAGCTCGCCAGCTCGGCGGAGCCTGCGTTCGGTCTGACAGAGGAGCAGCGTTtggccagagaggaggaggagatgactGTTGCCTTGGTGGAGATCCAGCTCAGAGACGAGCACAGCTTCCCAGCCCTCGGG ACGCAGCCTCGTGCACAGAATGAAGcggggaggaagaagggaagcGAGAAGCCGAAATTCCAGAGGAACAAGACG AAGAGTCCGGTTGAAGACAACAGAGTGCCGTCCCCCTCCGAGGGCAAACACGCCAAATCTTCCACCTCGCCACTCGCAGACCCCCCCGGTGGCCCCTTCGTGGCTGCTAAACagtctcctgctcctgcagattCTGCTGCTAAGGCTGTTTCCTCGGAGCCGCCACTCATGTCCACCGTGGTTAAAACAGACCCACTTACCACCATGAAGGCTGCTgcacccactccccccccctccgctgctGCCCAGGGCGTTAAGCCTCCGGCGTCGGGCGGAGCCACAGCTCCAAAAGCCCCCCCGTGCACCACCTCCTCTCCACCTTCCTCTCTCAAACCATCTGCCTCTCCGCCTCTGTCTTCAGTGCCGGCTCCCATATTCATCGCTCCGGTCGCCCCCTCTCCCACCGCTGCACACGGTTTCTGCCCCCGGCCTCGCTCCCCCGCTGCTCCCCGACGCCCCCTACCCTCCCGTGTGCCCTCAgtccccacccctcctcctcctcctctgttcggaccgcctcttcatcctctgcgGCGCGACATGCTGCCCGTGTCCAGGAGGCGCCACCAGTCGCAGCACAAACTCCAC ACCACCCAGAGCCAGGCTGCCAAAGCTGAGACACACCACCAGGGCCTGGTCCAAACCCCGGTCGAGAAGCAGGTCCAGGCGGTGGCTCCACAGGACCAAGCTTTGCCTCCTCAGGTCCAATCCACTGTCCCCGAGTGCAGCCTCCCCCACACACAGCATGAGCCTCAGTTGAACTCTGAGGTGGACTCTACGCCCCACATCCCCCCACCTGTGGCCCATGTGCAGGGTTTGCTCTCTGCCTCAGATGCTTCCTGCCCCCCTGAACAGCTgcaccagcccccccacccctctcaggttccacctccctccttccctttgcCCGAAGCCTCAGACCACCTCCTCTCCGAGACCTCCAGTGCGCCGATTCAAGCAGAAGCATCACTTCCTCCCACCCAACCTCAGCCAGAATCTCCAGCTCCCCCTGCCTTCCAGCCCCAGCAGACTCActcctctcacccctctcacccctctcacccctctcacccctctcacccctctcacccACACCTACCAACTATGCTTCCACCCTTCCAGTCTATCCCAGGAGCTGTtccactgcagcagctgtcccAGCTCTACCAGGACCCCCTGTATCCGGGCTTCCCCCAGGCTGAGAAGGGCGGCGTTGCAGTTACCCCACCGTGCTCCTCCAATAAGTCCGGGGACGACCTGCCCCAAG ACATCAACATCCTGAGGTTTTTCTTTAACCTGGGCATCAAG GCTTACTCCATGCCCATGTTTGCTCCCTACATCTACCTCTTACCCCTCCAGCATGCACACACGCTGCGACCCCAGTCTCCAGCTCCACACTACCCTCCATCTAACCCTCCTGCCAGGCACCAGGAAGGGTACCCCCCATCTCAGTACCCTCCAGCTGCTTCCCTGCCACCCCAATATGATCAGGCTGCAGTCATGGAGTCCTCCCAGGTTGGGGAGATATACAACCAGCCCACGTATCCTGTCACAGATGCTCCAGCCCAGTGcacctctggccccgcccctgtGTGGGAACAGCATCagatccccccacccaccaacGCTGCCTTTCCAGGGGGGTATCCCGCACCTAACCAGCCATATTCGGTTCCCCGCCGCTTTCCTCCCGCCTACCACCCAGTCCCAGCACTCCCGCAATACCCTCCAGGTGCCCCCTCATACGCTCCCTCTTCGATGGGGTACCAGTCTCCACCCGCCCACGATGAACTGCAGGTGAACCAGGGGCCGCCGGAGCAGCAGGCGTCCACCAATGGAGATTCCTCAGCTCACGTTCACGGTGCTAAGATGGCTaacgtcagcagcagcagaaccatgGTGGTCCCAGGTTATT CTGTCAAGATGGAGACCGGAGAGAATTTGAGTGGAACAGTGCTGCTGGTAGACCCACCACTCAATAATAATCCCAta CTGGTGTCAAATTCTGGTGTCAAGGATGTCCCCATCTCCAGGACAACCATGAACCCCAACAGCACACCCGGCTCTCCATTATCCTATGACATCATTTCCAAGACGGCGGTCCTCGCTGACAACAATCCCTCTCAAGGTTTCCGCGGACACCAAAAATTGCTCAGCCCCTCCAACACCTATTCCTCACCGCCGGAAACCGGCCAGGTGAGTTACCTGGCGGTGATGGCAGAGCCGATGTCTGTCGGCTGCAACACCGAGGACACCTTTGAGGAGGACTTCAAACTGGCACCGTTCCACTCCCGGGGGCCCAGGAGGGGCTACAGAGGAGGGCCTAGGTGGAGAGGAAGTCACGATTCAGGGAGGGGAGCAAACAGGCGAAGGCCCGGTGGCGATGTGGGAGTCGGGATAAACTTTTTCCAGTACAACGCTTCTCCtagggggaggggcagggagagaggaTACTAG